From a single Bacteroidia bacterium genomic region:
- a CDS encoding arylsulfatase, which translates to MNYEKKNQKLAVIFVLTAFLTACTQSGQVAKTPSKPNIILIMVDDMGWSDIQPYGGEVNTPNLNRLAAEGMRFTRFYNNAKCTTTRASLVTGLYPRRDQKDEELLRTNMITFGELLKEAGYQTSLSGKWHLGRDSVKHPYYRGFDEYYGLLDGACNFFNPAAQDPDYKGAKYRYFAHNEEQITEFSDDFYTTDAFTDHAIETIRRYSQNEAPFFVHITYNAPHYPIQAWPEDIAKYVGKYRMGWEQLRKDRYARQLAMGLIDSTTFPLSGTDSEAYDWESADQEFEDLRMAVYAAMIDRVDQNIGRLLQTLEETGEAGNTMIMFLSDNGGCAEEPGGRNPEERTPGPGSDYVAVGPAWGWAQNAPFRRYKVWMHEGGITTPFIAWWPGHIPADTITRETGHIIDILPTFAEIAAVNYPTTYHNHEILPVEGKSLMPVLEGKTREGHDELYWEYTGNRAMQQGDLKLVWDKLVKEWELYDLSTDRTETHNLADQYPDKVEELVGKWTAWAERTGVKNSD; encoded by the coding sequence ATGAACTACGAAAAAAAAAATCAGAAACTGGCTGTCATTTTTGTTTTGACAGCTTTTTTGACCGCCTGTACGCAAAGTGGTCAGGTTGCGAAAACGCCTTCAAAACCCAATATCATATTGATTATGGTAGACGATATGGGCTGGTCAGACATACAGCCTTATGGCGGAGAAGTGAATACCCCCAATCTCAACCGGCTGGCAGCCGAAGGGATGCGGTTTACCCGTTTTTACAACAATGCCAAATGCACCACCACCCGTGCATCACTTGTCACAGGACTATATCCGCGCCGGGATCAGAAAGACGAGGAGTTGCTCCGCACCAATATGATCACCTTTGGAGAATTACTGAAAGAGGCGGGATATCAGACTTCACTCAGCGGCAAATGGCATCTGGGACGAGATTCGGTCAAACACCCATATTACCGGGGATTTGACGAATATTACGGGCTGCTCGACGGCGCATGTAACTTTTTTAACCCTGCTGCACAGGACCCTGATTATAAAGGCGCGAAGTATCGCTATTTCGCCCACAATGAGGAGCAGATCACGGAGTTTTCCGACGATTTTTATACAACAGATGCCTTTACCGATCATGCCATTGAGACCATACGAAGGTATAGTCAGAATGAAGCTCCCTTTTTTGTTCATATCACCTACAATGCACCCCATTACCCCATTCAGGCATGGCCGGAAGATATTGCCAAATATGTCGGAAAATACCGGATGGGATGGGAACAACTCCGCAAAGACCGCTATGCCCGTCAGTTGGCGATGGGGTTGATCGATTCGACTACGTTTCCCCTTTCAGGTACCGATTCAGAAGCCTATGACTGGGAATCGGCAGACCAGGAATTTGAAGATCTGCGAATGGCCGTATATGCAGCCATGATAGACCGGGTGGACCAGAATATCGGTCGGTTGTTGCAAACACTGGAAGAGACAGGCGAAGCCGGCAATACGATGATTATGTTTTTGTCTGACAATGGCGGCTGCGCCGAAGAACCCGGGGGGCGCAATCCGGAAGAACGCACACCCGGGCCCGGAAGCGACTATGTAGCGGTTGGCCCGGCCTGGGGCTGGGCACAAAATGCACCTTTCCGCCGCTATAAAGTCTGGATGCATGAAGGGGGAATTACCACGCCCTTTATCGCCTGGTGGCCAGGGCATATTCCGGCTGATACCATTACCCGCGAAACGGGTCATATTATTGATATTCTCCCTACTTTTGCAGAAATCGCAGCCGTCAATTATCCCACAACCTACCACAACCATGAAATTCTGCCTGTAGAAGGCAAAAGTCTGATGCCCGTACTCGAAGGCAAAACACGGGAAGGACATGACGAACTCTATTGGGAATATACCGGAAACCGCGCCATGCAGCAGGGAGATTTGAAACTCGTATGGGACAAACTGGTAAAAGAATGGGAACTCTACGACCTTTCCACCGACCGGACCGAAACACACAATCTCGCAGATCAATACCCCGACAAGGTGGAGGAATTAGTCGGGAAATGGACAGCATGGGCCGAGCGAACAGGCGTAAAAAATAGCGATTGA
- a CDS encoding metallophosphoesterase family protein, with the protein MNSRKGIFIMLMGMFFISHFVFAQRYLPSAVPDRVILTWKDDPAHSQAVTWRTSIYASGSAAQIAVASATPDFPKSAITIPATDDFLNAEGLVALYHSVNFSGLQPSTKYAYRVGNDSAWSEWFHFTTASEKPGPFSFIYFGDAQNDLKSLWSRAIREAYTKAPGADFMIHAGDLVNRGRSDAEWGEWFYAGGWIYGMLPSLPVPGNHEYGKRSPEATTRELTPHWDKLFTLPENGPEGLERSVYYTDFQGTRFISLDTQAFFENEKAQKSQIDWLETVLKNNPMRWTVVVHHHPIYSPAFGRDNPELRAAFKPLYDKYGVDLVLQGHDHTYGRGGNETHGARVKAKSGPVYVVSVSGPKMYISGFEDWMDNAAVNLQLYQVVHISNDSLKYEAFTVTGELYDAFTLVKEKNRSNTFYDLTPAGMPIFGDLPPRYIQNMDTVEVKEYQTRFQQFKKRTGRE; encoded by the coding sequence ATGAATTCACGAAAAGGAATCTTTATTATGCTTATGGGGATGTTTTTTATCTCCCATTTTGTTTTTGCACAGCGTTATTTGCCTTCGGCAGTTCCTGACAGGGTGATCCTCACCTGGAAAGACGATCCCGCTCATTCGCAGGCGGTTACCTGGCGAACGAGTATCTACGCCTCAGGGTCTGCTGCGCAGATTGCCGTAGCCAGTGCGACACCTGATTTTCCCAAAAGCGCGATAACAATTCCGGCGACTGATGATTTCCTGAATGCAGAAGGGCTTGTGGCGCTTTACCATTCGGTAAATTTTAGCGGCTTACAGCCTTCGACAAAATACGCCTACCGCGTAGGCAACGATTCTGCCTGGAGTGAATGGTTTCATTTTACTACCGCATCCGAAAAGCCCGGACCATTTTCTTTTATTTACTTTGGCGACGCCCAAAATGATCTGAAGTCGCTCTGGTCAAGGGCCATCCGCGAGGCTTATACAAAGGCACCAGGTGCCGATTTTATGATCCATGCAGGGGATTTGGTCAACCGTGGAAGAAGTGATGCCGAGTGGGGTGAATGGTTTTACGCCGGAGGCTGGATTTATGGGATGCTGCCTTCTCTGCCTGTTCCCGGAAACCACGAATACGGCAAACGAAGCCCTGAAGCCACCACACGTGAACTTACCCCACATTGGGACAAACTATTTACTTTGCCTGAGAACGGGCCTGAAGGGCTGGAGCGTTCTGTGTATTATACTGACTTTCAAGGCACAAGATTTATTTCTCTTGATACACAAGCTTTTTTTGAAAATGAGAAAGCCCAAAAGTCCCAGATTGACTGGCTGGAAACCGTACTGAAAAACAACCCGATGCGCTGGACCGTTGTAGTGCACCACCATCCGATCTATTCCCCGGCATTTGGGCGCGACAATCCGGAACTGAGGGCGGCCTTTAAGCCGTTGTATGATAAATACGGCGTTGACCTCGTACTGCAGGGACATGATCATACTTATGGCCGAGGAGGCAACGAAACCCACGGTGCAAGAGTCAAAGCCAAATCAGGCCCTGTATATGTGGTATCGGTAAGTGGTCCCAAAATGTATATCTCCGGATTTGAAGACTGGATGGACAACGCAGCAGTGAATCTTCAGCTATATCAGGTCGTGCATATCAGCAATGATAGTCTGAAATATGAGGCGTTTACGGTAACGGGCGAACTGTATGATGCATTTACCCTGGTAAAGGAAAAAAATCGTTCCAATACCTTTTATGACCTTACGCCGGCGGGAATGCCCATTTTCGGAGATCTTCCACCCCGATATATTCAAAATATGGACACCGTGGAGGTAAAAGAATATCAGACAAGGTTTCAGCAGTTTAAGAAACGTACGGGAAGAGAGTGA
- a CDS encoding thioredoxin domain-containing protein: MPNALINESSPYLLQHAHNPVNWYPWGEEALEKARIENKLILVSIGYAACHWCHVMERESFENEAVARVMNEHFVCIKVDREERPDVDKIYMDAVMLMTQRGGWPLNAIALPDRRPIYGGTYFPKDQWISVLQQVQELYENQPQRAIEVADNLVGAMNSMDQVVVSRDTSGLSEDEIDQVLEDWMAQVDFKWGGRAVSANKFPLPANNLFLLRAAYFTGHPKVAEAVTVTLEKMAFGGIFDQIGGGFARYSVDPYWKVPHFEKMLYDNGQLVSLYAEAWQLEPKDLYREVVYRTLDFVQRELTSPEGGFYSSLDADSEGVEGKYYLWDYEEFEYALDEDTKLFADYYNANPMGNWEGRNILFTLETESQFAFRWKLDEKAFKAKMAECRQKLLAVREKRVHPGLDDKILTSWNALMLKGYVDAYRVFGEERFLEAALSNANFIFDKMTEGGKLYRNYKEGKRTISGFLDDYALVIEAYIALYQVTFDGKWLSQAQLHTAYVSAHFFDRHTAMFFYTSDEEEVLVRRKKETQDDVIPSSNAVMAHNLHALGLLYGEPEYLRQLKQMAANMKESFIESSAWHAYWGLLALKEVFPFYEIAITGEKVHDFRRKMQGYYHPGRIFAGSAEEVNLPLLEGRFQEGTWLYVCEEGVCQLPVSTVEEALAQME, from the coding sequence ATGCCCAACGCGCTCATCAACGAATCTTCACCATATCTGCTTCAACATGCCCACAACCCCGTCAACTGGTATCCCTGGGGAGAGGAGGCGCTTGAGAAGGCCCGAATTGAAAATAAATTAATCCTTGTATCCATCGGCTACGCCGCCTGCCACTGGTGCCATGTGATGGAACGCGAATCCTTCGAAAATGAAGCGGTTGCACGGGTGATGAACGAGCACTTTGTATGCATCAAAGTCGATCGCGAAGAGCGACCCGATGTAGATAAAATTTATATGGATGCGGTCATGCTGATGACCCAGCGTGGTGGCTGGCCCCTCAATGCCATTGCCCTCCCCGACCGCCGCCCCATCTATGGAGGGACCTATTTCCCCAAAGACCAATGGATCAGCGTCCTGCAACAGGTACAGGAGTTGTATGAAAACCAGCCACAACGTGCGATTGAAGTCGCCGACAACCTCGTCGGTGCCATGAACTCAATGGACCAGGTGGTGGTCTCCCGCGATACCTCTGGCCTTTCTGAAGACGAAATCGATCAGGTCCTCGAAGACTGGATGGCTCAGGTGGACTTTAAATGGGGTGGACGTGCAGTCTCTGCCAATAAATTTCCCCTCCCGGCCAATAATCTCTTCCTACTGCGCGCGGCTTATTTTACCGGCCACCCCAAGGTTGCTGAGGCCGTAACCGTAACTCTGGAAAAAATGGCCTTTGGCGGTATTTTTGATCAGATTGGGGGAGGTTTTGCCCGCTATTCGGTGGACCCCTACTGGAAAGTGCCCCATTTTGAGAAAATGCTCTATGACAACGGACAACTCGTGTCGCTGTACGCCGAAGCCTGGCAGTTGGAACCCAAAGATCTGTACCGGGAGGTAGTCTATCGCACCCTGGACTTTGTACAGCGGGAGCTGACTTCTCCAGAGGGTGGATTTTATTCGTCGCTTGATGCCGACAGCGAAGGGGTGGAAGGCAAATATTATCTCTGGGATTACGAAGAATTTGAATACGCCCTGGACGAAGATACCAAACTGTTTGCCGATTACTACAACGCCAATCCTATGGGGAACTGGGAGGGGCGAAATATTTTATTTACCCTCGAAACAGAGAGCCAGTTTGCTTTTCGTTGGAAGTTGGACGAAAAAGCTTTCAAAGCTAAAATGGCTGAGTGCCGGCAAAAACTATTGGCAGTGAGAGAAAAGCGGGTTCATCCCGGACTTGACGACAAAATTCTCACATCCTGGAATGCGCTGATGCTCAAAGGATATGTCGATGCCTACCGGGTATTTGGGGAGGAACGTTTTCTTGAGGCTGCGCTAAGCAATGCCAATTTTATTTTTGATAAAATGACCGAAGGCGGAAAGCTGTACCGAAATTATAAAGAGGGAAAACGCACCATTTCAGGTTTTCTGGATGACTACGCACTGGTGATTGAAGCGTATATCGCGTTGTATCAGGTTACTTTTGATGGGAAATGGCTGTCTCAGGCGCAGTTGCATACGGCTTATGTCAGCGCCCATTTTTTTGACAGACATACCGCCATGTTTTTTTACACTTCAGATGAAGAGGAAGTGCTGGTGAGACGTAAAAAAGAAACCCAGGACGACGTGATTCCTTCTTCGAATGCCGTGATGGCCCACAATCTTCATGCTTTGGGGCTGTTGTATGGCGAGCCGGAATACCTTCGGCAATTGAAGCAGATGGCGGCAAATATGAAGGAATCCTTCATCGAATCGTCTGCATGGCATGCCTATTGGGGGCTTCTGGCCCTGAAAGAGGTTTTCCCCTTTTACGAAATAGCAATTACCGGAGAAAAAGTACACGATTTTCGGAGAAAAATGCAAGGATATTACCATCCCGGCCGGATTTTTGCGGGATCAGCAGAGGAGGTAAACCTGCCTTTGCTTGAAGGGAGATTTCAGGAAGGGACATGGTTGTATGTGTGTGAAGAAGGCGTTTGCCAGTTGCCGGTATCCACTGTGGAAGAGGCTCTTGCACAAATGGAGTGA
- a CDS encoding tetratricopeptide repeat protein, whose translation MMSVRELIGFLFGFWMVISLPIHTHAQQPELDSLLIVLEDTPEDSNKVKLLTRLSQVVEADDPTAAIIHLDEAITLSRKIGYSHGLARATLDKAFFLWYHIGDYDGATQANQESYELFQSLDDESGLASTYQTFANIAEMKGDMDSALYYHKKSLKIRKSLDDKMSEAWSLTSLGITYSKLGMFDSALYAKTQALQLYESLGELGGIASVRNNMGIIFMEKGQYNKSLENHLKALKIRKELGDKRGMMASYRNIGDVFQKQGDLNHALMYYQQAMKIKIRSESRVEEADTYYSVAQIKELQLLYDEAIDYYSRSLALFRDMGNTEAITSNLLGLGHVSKAIKNYPQAIKYYQEARKIQIDTGDKIGQANSELELGNLYLLTNERNLAEKAMLQGLLIASKIGAATIIRDAHRDLARFYAYDNQFEKAFNYNVQYEHIKDSIFMEEKSRTIGDIQMEYELIEKENQIHELNLQREVNQLTRYGMLIGMAGIIILSILSMVYIRYQIQIRANVMLAQQKQEIEAKNKELAISNIELDQFAHVVSHDLKQPLRTISNYSTLMDRKFSDILDSNGKSFLHFVSDGVRNLHELVSDLLDYSQINQQLSSIEQVNMNEVVSVVKYTLRNQIKEKSAHIVAADLPTVSGNISGLTQLLTQLVSNGLKFVSEDIPEIQIGYVFDQGEHVFSVKDNGVGIAPEYREKIFHAFLRLHTSEEFPGTGIGLAIAQKIVAWHKGRIWVDSVPGNGSTFYFSLPRDIS comes from the coding sequence ATGATGTCAGTGCGGGAACTGATCGGTTTTTTGTTTGGATTTTGGATGGTAATTAGTCTGCCCATTCATACGCATGCCCAGCAGCCAGAACTGGACAGTCTCCTTATAGTACTTGAAGATACCCCGGAAGATAGCAACAAGGTGAAGTTACTTACCCGATTGTCGCAGGTGGTAGAGGCCGATGACCCCACCGCGGCGATTATACATCTTGATGAGGCAATCACTTTGTCCCGAAAAATCGGATATTCCCACGGGCTTGCCCGGGCTACGCTCGATAAGGCATTTTTTCTATGGTATCATATAGGTGATTACGATGGCGCCACGCAGGCAAACCAGGAGTCTTATGAACTTTTCCAGTCTCTGGATGATGAATCCGGGCTTGCCAGTACTTATCAGACCTTCGCCAATATTGCAGAGATGAAAGGAGATATGGACTCTGCACTCTATTATCACAAAAAATCCCTGAAAATAAGGAAATCGCTTGATGACAAAATGTCTGAGGCCTGGTCTCTCACCAGTTTAGGCATTACCTATAGCAAACTTGGAATGTTTGACAGCGCACTTTACGCCAAAACACAGGCACTGCAGTTATATGAATCTCTGGGAGAATTGGGTGGGATCGCAAGTGTGCGAAATAATATGGGTATTATTTTTATGGAGAAGGGGCAATACAATAAATCTCTTGAAAATCATTTGAAGGCCCTGAAGATCAGAAAAGAGCTGGGAGATAAGCGAGGGATGATGGCTTCTTACCGGAATATTGGAGATGTTTTTCAGAAACAAGGCGACTTAAACCACGCGCTGATGTACTATCAGCAGGCAATGAAAATTAAAATCAGGAGCGAAAGCCGGGTCGAAGAAGCGGATACCTACTATTCTGTGGCGCAGATCAAAGAACTTCAATTGTTATATGATGAGGCGATAGACTATTACTCAAGGTCTCTGGCTTTGTTTCGCGATATGGGGAATACCGAGGCCATTACTTCCAACCTTCTCGGTTTAGGGCATGTGAGTAAGGCGATAAAAAACTATCCACAGGCAATCAAATACTATCAGGAAGCCCGGAAAATACAGATCGATACCGGCGACAAAATCGGCCAGGCAAACTCTGAACTTGAACTTGGGAATCTCTATCTTCTTACCAACGAACGAAACCTCGCTGAAAAGGCCATGCTTCAGGGCCTTCTCATAGCCAGTAAAATCGGCGCTGCGACCATCATCCGTGATGCTCATCGCGACCTGGCCAGATTTTACGCATATGATAATCAGTTTGAAAAAGCATTTAATTATAATGTTCAGTATGAACATATAAAGGACAGCATATTCATGGAAGAAAAGTCCCGTACAATAGGTGATATCCAGATGGAATATGAACTAATCGAAAAGGAGAATCAGATTCATGAATTAAATCTTCAGCGCGAAGTCAATCAACTGACCCGCTATGGGATGCTGATTGGGATGGCGGGAATAATTATACTGAGTATTCTCTCAATGGTCTATATCCGATACCAGATTCAGATCCGGGCCAATGTCATGCTCGCCCAGCAAAAGCAGGAGATTGAAGCAAAAAATAAAGAATTAGCTATTTCCAATATAGAACTCGATCAGTTTGCCCATGTAGTGTCCCACGACCTGAAACAGCCACTGCGCACGATTTCTAATTATTCTACCCTGATGGACCGGAAGTTCTCAGATATACTTGACAGTAATGGCAAGTCTTTTCTGCATTTTGTCTCTGACGGCGTCCGAAATCTCCATGAACTGGTTTCCGATTTACTGGATTATTCACAGATCAATCAGCAGCTTTCTTCGATTGAACAAGTCAACATGAACGAAGTTGTCTCTGTGGTGAAATATACATTGCGAAATCAGATAAAAGAAAAATCGGCACATATTGTGGCCGCTGACTTACCCACAGTTTCCGGCAATATTTCAGGATTGACGCAGTTGTTGACCCAACTCGTTTCCAATGGTTTAAAATTTGTTTCTGAGGACATTCCCGAAATCCAAATCGGATATGTGTTTGACCAGGGAGAACATGTTTTTTCGGTGAAAGATAATGGCGTCGGGATAGCACCAGAGTACCGGGAAAAAATCTTTCATGCCTTTCTAAGATTACATACAAGTGAAGAGTTTCCCGGCACAGGCATAGGACTGGCCATCGCACAAAAGATCGTGGCATGGCATAAAGGCCGTATATGGGTAGATTCTGTTCCTGGCAATGGAAGCACATTCTATTTTTCCCTCCCCCGGGATATTTCATAA
- a CDS encoding tetratricopeptide repeat protein, with translation MIKPVSKTLAWLILLLICAPVYSQELTIDALENRLKEAETQEERIDLLKELAFELKTNDPEKALLYARESLYQSGKIGDDHGRAEAHHTIGLINRYQGDYDEALDHFLKALEIRKRINDEIGLARSYNNIGQISDIQGNLAQALDFYRKSLDLRTNIKDSVGMVYSYISIGEIYEKQDDFEAAISSFADALILAKKIEDKKGQAFSHAKMGNLFWRMHMFENSRSHYEDGLAISQQLQSKYDISLNDIGLARIFIQEKNFEKAQPLLEEGLQLSMETGTLENIRDAYLGLSQNYQLKKDYRQAFHYQGLYTQIKDSLFNQNKSESISAIQGRHELETKEHEIEELRKNQNINRLRNFSMLGITAGVFLLVILVVIYYRYRIQTQTNLKLSAQKKEIESKNHELEMSNRELEDFAHAVSHDLKQPLRTIGSYTGLLQKRYGNLLGEEGEEYVEFIRGGVFRLHTLLSDLLVYSNVGETDSFDQEVNMNDLMRSVKVNLDQQIVETQARISFGEMPTIKGNYSALLQLFQNLISNGMKFQPSGRIPEVMVSFYRQNEYNRFEVKDNGIGISPEYQEKIFKAFQRLHTQEEYPGTGIGLAICQKVVHLHGGEISVFSSQGNGSTFIVDLPVDYKVGTKK, from the coding sequence ATGATAAAGCCTGTTTCCAAAACACTCGCATGGCTTATTTTGCTGCTGATCTGTGCTCCTGTGTATTCACAGGAATTGACAATTGATGCCCTGGAAAATCGGCTGAAAGAAGCCGAAACACAAGAAGAACGGATTGATTTGCTTAAAGAACTCGCGTTTGAGTTAAAGACAAATGACCCGGAAAAGGCACTGCTCTATGCCCGGGAATCCCTGTACCAGTCAGGTAAAATTGGCGATGACCATGGCCGCGCAGAAGCCCATCATACCATAGGTCTTATCAACCGCTATCAGGGAGATTATGACGAAGCACTCGACCATTTTCTCAAGGCATTGGAGATTCGCAAAAGGATCAATGATGAAATTGGCCTTGCCCGCTCCTATAACAATATCGGGCAGATTTCAGATATCCAGGGAAACCTGGCGCAGGCGCTCGACTTTTATCGAAAATCCCTGGATCTGAGAACCAATATTAAGGACTCTGTGGGGATGGTATATTCTTATATCAGCATAGGCGAGATTTACGAAAAACAAGACGACTTTGAGGCCGCAATTTCTTCTTTCGCTGATGCCCTGATTCTTGCCAAAAAGATTGAAGACAAAAAAGGGCAGGCATTTTCTCACGCAAAAATGGGCAACCTGTTCTGGCGAATGCATATGTTTGAAAATTCCCGATCTCATTATGAAGATGGGCTGGCGATTAGCCAGCAGCTTCAAAGCAAATATGATATTTCTCTCAACGATATTGGGCTTGCCAGAATTTTTATCCAGGAAAAAAACTTCGAAAAAGCACAGCCTCTTCTGGAAGAAGGACTCCAGCTTTCAATGGAAACCGGTACGCTGGAAAATATACGGGATGCTTATCTGGGCCTTTCCCAAAATTATCAACTAAAGAAAGACTACCGCCAGGCATTTCATTACCAGGGCCTTTACACACAGATAAAAGATAGCCTGTTTAATCAGAATAAATCGGAGTCTATTTCTGCCATTCAGGGGCGACATGAACTGGAAACCAAAGAGCATGAGATTGAAGAACTTCGAAAAAACCAGAATATTAACAGGCTGCGTAATTTTTCTATGCTGGGAATTACTGCCGGGGTTTTTTTGTTGGTAATCCTTGTTGTGATCTACTATCGTTACAGAATTCAAACTCAAACGAATCTGAAACTCTCTGCCCAGAAAAAAGAAATTGAATCGAAAAATCACGAACTGGAAATGTCGAACCGGGAGTTGGAAGACTTTGCACATGCGGTTTCCCATGATTTGAAACAACCTCTTCGCACAATAGGAAGCTATACAGGTCTTCTGCAAAAACGATACGGCAATCTGTTGGGGGAAGAAGGCGAAGAATATGTGGAATTTATCCGGGGAGGCGTGTTCAGATTGCATACGCTCTTGTCCGATCTTCTGGTTTACTCCAATGTCGGCGAAACTGATTCGTTTGATCAGGAGGTAAATATGAACGACCTGATGCGTTCGGTCAAAGTAAACCTCGATCAGCAGATTGTAGAGACGCAAGCCAGGATTTCTTTCGGAGAAATGCCCACGATCAAGGGAAATTACTCGGCGCTTTTACAATTATTTCAAAACCTGATAAGCAATGGCATGAAGTTTCAGCCTTCAGGGCGTATTCCGGAAGTAATGGTTTCCTTTTACCGCCAAAATGAATACAACCGTTTCGAGGTAAAAGATAATGGCATTGGGATATCTCCGGAATACCAGGAAAAGATTTTTAAAGCATTTCAGCGCCTCCATACCCAGGAGGAATATCCCGGCACAGGCATAGGTTTGGCCATCTGCCAGAAAGTCGTACACCTCCACGGAGGCGAAATCAGCGTTTTCTCCAGTCAGGGAAACGGAAGCACATTTATCGTAGATCTGCCGGTCGATTATAAGGTCGGGACAAAAAAGTGA
- a CDS encoding T9SS type A sorting domain-containing protein — MKNLTEILILCLLLGGFAASAQSPIPIRETTRFPDSLLYTASAVLPDGKVIVWGGQKQEFAPNTKIWLSKKSYIYDPATETWAEGPDLNAEVITPTVVTLPNGNIVSMDGQGYKSIFTLDSIMLRTHGVEMYDVTTQTWVELDTVPFGDSPYTGTSAVVTPDSNIWLTSTNGDYATFNTKTMLWTDQSGLFGPLDAGGRPIVVLDNGILFHTGAGGQYYNISTQSITYADPIIPMYPGNVVKLSDGRILTWDDGFSFSQEAIIVNATGTGSTITDSLVIPGQATAGVLMPDGKVWVFGFGEFNFGPHTLLQIFDPSTDTWSSPGTYSFHPEILGGYHMHLLHDSSLVVITTLKTASYRINAGEGSTAIKSLLSPMEWRILYEPQAKMLSIESLEGTGKMTVDFSLMDLQGKIILQQAYIPSEVSVSLSHISPGIYIARLLREDGAWMVKKIKVD, encoded by the coding sequence ATGAAAAATCTTACTGAAATTCTCATCTTATGCCTGCTTTTAGGTGGTTTCGCCGCTTCCGCACAGAGTCCCATTCCTATCCGCGAAACGACCCGCTTCCCCGATAGCCTGCTTTACACGGCTTCAGCCGTACTCCCCGATGGCAAAGTGATCGTATGGGGAGGTCAAAAACAGGAATTCGCACCCAATACTAAAATATGGCTGAGCAAAAAGTCTTACATCTATGATCCTGCAACAGAAACCTGGGCAGAGGGACCAGACCTGAATGCCGAGGTCATAACCCCCACCGTTGTTACGCTTCCCAATGGCAATATCGTTTCAATGGACGGACAAGGTTATAAGTCTATTTTTACCCTTGACAGCATCATGCTGCGCACCCATGGGGTAGAAATGTACGACGTAACTACCCAGACCTGGGTCGAACTGGATACCGTACCTTTTGGAGATTCGCCTTACACCGGTACATCTGCGGTTGTCACGCCTGATAGCAATATATGGCTGACGTCAACCAACGGAGACTACGCCACCTTCAACACAAAAACAATGCTTTGGACTGACCAAAGCGGGCTTTTTGGGCCATTGGATGCCGGTGGCCGACCGATAGTTGTACTTGACAACGGAATTCTTTTTCATACAGGTGCAGGTGGCCAGTATTACAACATTTCAACCCAAAGCATCACTTATGCCGATCCCATTATTCCGATGTATCCCGGCAATGTAGTTAAACTTTCAGACGGAAGAATTCTGACCTGGGATGATGGTTTTTCTTTTAGTCAGGAAGCAATCATAGTGAATGCTACGGGCACAGGATCAACGATCACTGATAGTCTGGTAATTCCGGGACAGGCGACCGCCGGAGTTCTTATGCCTGATGGAAAAGTATGGGTTTTTGGCTTTGGAGAGTTTAATTTTGGCCCACATACCCTTCTTCAAATATTTGATCCTTCCACAGATACCTGGTCCTCTCCCGGTACCTATAGCTTTCATCCGGAAATTCTTGGGGGTTACCATATGCACCTGCTTCACGACTCTAGCCTGGTAGTCATTACCACGCTCAAGACTGCATCCTATCGCATCAATGCGGGCGAGGGCTCCACGGCGATCAAATCCCTGTTATCTCCAATGGAATGGAGGATCTTGTATGAGCCGCAGGCGAAGATGCTTTCGATTGAATCGCTGGAGGGTACGGGCAAAATGACGGTTGATTTCAGCCTGATGGATTTGCAGGGGAAAATCATTTTGCAACAGGCTTATATACCATCAGAAGTTTCTGTTTCCCTATCACATATATCACCGGGCATATATATTGCCCGTCTGTTGCGCGAGGATGGCGCCTGGATGGTGAAGAAAATCAAAGTGGACTAA